The proteins below are encoded in one region of Streptomyces cyanogenus:
- the tuf gene encoding elongation factor Tu, producing MSKTAYVRTKPHLNIGTMGHVDHGKTTLTAAITKVLAERGTGTFVPFDRIDRAPEEAARGITINIAHVEYETDTRHYAHVDMPGHADYVKNMVTGAAQLDGAVLVVSALDGIMPQTAEHVLLARQVGVDHIVVALNKADAGDEELTDLVELEVRDLLTAQGYPGDAVPVVRVSGLRALEGDPRWTASVEALLDAVDTYVPMPERYLDASFLLPVENVLTITGRGTVVTGAVERGAVRVGDRVDVLGADVQTVVTGLETFGKPMEEAQAGDNVALLLRGVPRDAVRRGHVVAAPGSVVPSRRFTARVYVLSGREGGRTTPVSTGYRPQFYIRTADVVGDVDLGERAVARPGETVEMTVELGREVPLEPGLGFAVREGGRTVGAGTVTTVE from the coding sequence ATGTCCAAAACGGCCTACGTGCGCACCAAGCCGCACCTGAACATCGGCACCATGGGTCACGTCGACCACGGCAAGACGACCCTGACCGCCGCCATCACCAAGGTCCTCGCCGAGCGCGGCACCGGCACCTTCGTGCCGTTCGACCGCATCGACCGGGCCCCGGAGGAGGCCGCCCGCGGCATCACCATCAACATCGCCCACGTCGAGTACGAGACCGACACCCGGCACTACGCCCACGTCGACATGCCGGGCCACGCCGACTACGTCAAGAACATGGTCACCGGCGCCGCCCAGCTCGACGGGGCCGTCCTCGTCGTCTCGGCGCTCGACGGGATCATGCCGCAGACCGCCGAACACGTGCTGCTCGCCCGGCAGGTGGGCGTCGACCACATCGTGGTCGCGCTGAACAAGGCCGACGCCGGGGACGAGGAGCTGACCGACCTGGTCGAGCTGGAGGTCCGCGACCTGCTCACCGCCCAGGGCTACCCGGGCGACGCCGTCCCCGTCGTACGCGTCTCCGGACTGAGGGCCCTGGAGGGCGACCCGCGCTGGACGGCGTCCGTGGAGGCGCTGCTCGACGCGGTGGACACCTACGTGCCCATGCCGGAGCGGTATCTCGACGCGTCGTTCCTGCTGCCCGTCGAGAACGTGCTCACCATCACCGGGCGGGGGACCGTCGTGACCGGTGCCGTCGAGAGAGGGGCGGTCCGGGTGGGCGACCGGGTCGACGTGCTCGGCGCGGACGTCCAGACGGTCGTGACCGGCCTGGAGACCTTCGGCAAGCCGATGGAGGAGGCGCAGGCCGGGGACAACGTGGCGCTGCTGCTGCGGGGCGTGCCCCGGGACGCCGTACGGCGCGGGCACGTGGTCGCGGCACCGGGGAGCGTGGTGCCGAGCCGCCGCTTCACGGCGCGGGTGTACGTGCTGTCCGGGCGCGAAGGGGGTCGTACGACGCCGGTCTCCACCGGCTACCGGCCGCAGTTCTACATCAGGACGGCGGACGTCGTCGGGGACGTGGACCTCGGCGAGCGGGCGGTCGCCCGGCCCGGGGAGACGGTGGAGATGACCGTCGAGCTGGGGCGGGAGGTGCCGTTGGAGCCGGGGCTCGGGTTCGCCGTCCGTGAGGGCGGGCGCACCGTGGGAGCGGGGACCGTGACCACGGTGGAGTGA
- a CDS encoding winged helix-turn-helix transcriptional regulator, translating into MAATKDPRPCSIADALTVVGEKYSLLVLREVCLGNGRFDQLVRNTGAPRDILSARLRRLVEAGILTKRLYSERPQRFEYRPTQAGLELEPVLMTLKEWGDRHLRKGADLPMVVEHTCGHELVPVVTCRACGEPVRHEDLTAHPQSPGWTLTGPTAA; encoded by the coding sequence ATGGCCGCCACGAAGGACCCGCGCCCCTGCTCCATCGCCGACGCACTCACGGTGGTCGGGGAGAAGTACTCCCTGCTCGTCCTGCGCGAGGTGTGCCTGGGCAACGGCCGCTTCGACCAGCTCGTGCGCAACACCGGCGCCCCGCGCGACATCCTGTCCGCCCGGCTGCGCCGGCTCGTGGAGGCCGGCATCCTCACCAAGCGCCTCTACAGCGAGCGCCCCCAGCGCTTCGAGTACCGGCCCACGCAGGCGGGCCTGGAGCTGGAGCCGGTCCTGATGACCCTCAAGGAGTGGGGCGACCGCCACCTGCGCAAGGGCGCCGACCTGCCGATGGTCGTCGAGCACACCTGTGGCCACGAACTGGTGCCGGTGGTCACCTGCCGGGCCTGCGGCGAGCCGGTGCGCCACGAGGATCTGACGGCCCACCCGCAGAGCCCGGGCTGGACCCTGACCGGGCCGACGGCCGCATAA
- a CDS encoding TVP38/TMEM64 family protein, with amino-acid sequence MLDADRSGTATASPRAAATLLSPYARLSLLLALLAGAAVCVLLFEPQRLLTHGVPPQLGGAAAAAVFAAAYGLCTVAFVPRPLLNLAAGALFGAQLGLATALAGTVLGAGMAFGLGRTLGQGALRPLLRGRWLKAADGQLSRHGFRSMLAVRLFPGVPFSAANYCAAVSRMGWLPFLLATGLGSIPNTAAYAVAGARASAPASPAFLIAMACIAVPALAGTVLAWRKRHRLRGR; translated from the coding sequence ATGCTCGATGCCGACCGCTCTGGCACCGCCACGGCCTCTCCCCGGGCCGCCGCCACCCTGCTGTCCCCCTACGCCCGGCTGTCGCTGCTGCTCGCGCTGCTCGCGGGCGCCGCCGTCTGCGTGCTGCTGTTCGAGCCGCAGCGGCTGCTGACGCACGGCGTGCCGCCGCAGCTCGGCGGGGCCGCGGCGGCCGCCGTGTTCGCGGCGGCGTACGGGCTGTGCACGGTGGCGTTCGTACCGCGCCCCTTGCTGAACCTGGCCGCGGGCGCGCTGTTCGGCGCCCAGCTGGGGCTGGCGACGGCGCTCGCGGGCACGGTGCTCGGGGCCGGGATGGCGTTCGGCCTGGGCCGGACGCTCGGGCAGGGCGCGTTGCGCCCGCTGCTGCGGGGCCGCTGGCTGAAGGCGGCCGACGGGCAGCTCAGCCGGCACGGGTTCCGGTCCATGCTGGCCGTCCGGCTCTTCCCCGGCGTGCCGTTCTCGGCGGCGAACTACTGCGCGGCCGTCTCCCGCATGGGCTGGCTGCCGTTCCTGCTGGCGACGGGGCTGGGGTCGATCCCGAACACGGCCGCCTACGCGGTCGCCGGCGCCCGCGCCTCGGCGCCGGCCTCCCCCGCCTTCCTGATCGCGATGGCCTGCATCGCCGTACCGGCGCTTGCGGGCACGGTGCTGGCCTGGCGCAAGCGCCACCGGCTGCGCGGCCGGTGA
- a CDS encoding thiolase family protein produces the protein MRDAVIVEAVRTPIGKGRPNGSLAHVHPVQLLAHTLRTLVERSGVDPALIDDVIGGAVDQVGEQAMNTTRYAALAAGLPESVPATTVDRQCGSSQQAVHFAAQGVMSGAYDLVVACGVESMSRVPMWSNVPAGKDPFGPGVAERYPEGMVPQGISAELIAAKWSLTRARMDEFAVSSHRKAAAAWRDGLFDAEVAPLDGVARDECVRPDTTPEILAGLKPAYHDPGFAERFPQIEWNVTAGNASPVNDGASAVLITSGDTAARLGLRPLARLHSFAVTGSDPLLMLTGVIPATEKVLRRAGLKLGDIDLFEVNEAFSSVVLAWQQETGADLAKVNVHGGAIALGHPLGASGTRLTTTLVHAMRERGARYALQTMCEAGGLANAMILEGV, from the coding sequence ATGCGAGACGCAGTCATCGTCGAAGCCGTACGCACCCCGATCGGCAAGGGCAGGCCGAACGGCTCCCTCGCCCACGTCCACCCCGTGCAGCTCCTCGCCCACACCCTGCGCACCCTGGTCGAGCGCTCCGGCGTCGACCCGGCGCTGATCGACGACGTGATCGGCGGCGCCGTCGACCAGGTCGGCGAGCAGGCCATGAACACCACCCGGTACGCCGCCCTCGCCGCCGGCCTGCCCGAGTCGGTTCCGGCGACCACCGTGGACCGCCAGTGCGGCTCCTCCCAGCAGGCCGTGCACTTCGCCGCGCAGGGCGTGATGTCCGGTGCGTACGACCTCGTCGTGGCCTGCGGTGTGGAGTCGATGAGCCGGGTGCCGATGTGGTCCAACGTGCCCGCGGGGAAGGACCCGTTCGGGCCCGGCGTCGCCGAGCGCTACCCGGAAGGCATGGTCCCGCAGGGGATCAGCGCCGAACTCATCGCCGCCAAGTGGTCCCTCACGCGCGCGCGGATGGACGAGTTCGCCGTCTCCTCCCACCGCAAGGCCGCGGCCGCGTGGCGCGACGGGCTCTTCGACGCCGAGGTCGCGCCGCTCGACGGCGTCGCCCGCGACGAGTGCGTCCGCCCGGACACCACCCCGGAGATCCTCGCCGGTCTCAAGCCCGCCTACCACGACCCCGGCTTCGCCGAGCGGTTCCCGCAGATCGAGTGGAACGTCACCGCGGGCAACGCCAGCCCTGTCAACGACGGCGCCTCCGCCGTCCTCATCACCTCCGGCGACACCGCGGCCCGGCTCGGCCTGCGCCCGCTGGCCCGCCTGCACAGCTTCGCCGTGACCGGCTCCGACCCGCTGCTGATGCTCACCGGGGTGATCCCGGCGACGGAAAAGGTGCTGCGCCGGGCGGGCCTGAAGCTGGGCGACATCGACCTTTTCGAGGTGAACGAGGCCTTCTCCAGCGTGGTCCTCGCCTGGCAGCAGGAGACCGGCGCCGACCTCGCCAAGGTCAACGTGCACGGCGGCGCGATCGCCCTCGGTCACCCGCTCGGCGCGAGCGGCACCCGGCTGACCACGACCCTGGTCCACGCCATGCGGGAACGCGGCGCCCGCTACGCCCTCCAGACCATGTGCGAGGCGGGCGGACTCGCGAACGCGATGATTCTGGAAGGCGTCTGA